In Marivirga salinae, a single window of DNA contains:
- a CDS encoding RNA polymerase sigma factor has translation MPRTKELIKGCQNGDRKSQYQLYQQFSSGMMAVAMRYSKSTQEAEDILQEGFIKIFQNISKFRGESSIGYWIKRIIINTALNHQRSKLYLYPMVDVDDLKEGMMSLSVDNLAVEDLMDLVQQLPTGCQVIFNLYAVEGYQHKEIAEMLDINIGTSKSQYARARKILMEQLEKQSKWGNERFQ, from the coding sequence ATGCCTAGAACCAAAGAACTTATAAAAGGTTGCCAGAATGGCGACAGAAAGAGCCAATATCAACTCTATCAACAATTTTCCTCAGGGATGATGGCGGTAGCTATGCGCTATTCAAAATCAACTCAAGAGGCAGAAGATATTTTGCAAGAAGGATTTATTAAAATATTTCAAAATATTTCAAAATTCAGAGGAGAATCAAGTATAGGATATTGGATTAAAAGAATCATTATCAATACAGCATTAAATCATCAAAGAAGTAAATTATATCTCTATCCAATGGTGGACGTAGATGATTTAAAAGAGGGCATGATGTCCTTATCGGTAGATAATTTGGCAGTAGAAGATTTAATGGATTTGGTTCAGCAATTGCCAACTGGATGTCAGGTTATTTTTAACTTATATGCTGTTGAAGGTTATCAACATAAAGAAATAGCGGAAATGCTCGATATAAATATTGGAACTTCAAAATCTCAATACGCTAGAGCAAGGAAAATATTAATGGAACAATTAGAAAAACAAAGTAAGTGGGGGAATGAAAGATTTCAATAA